The proteins below are encoded in one region of Aeromonas jandaei:
- the tyrR gene encoding transcriptional regulator TyrR, with translation MRLEVSCEDRLGLTRELLDRLVEHNIDLRGIEIDTSGIIYLNFPELEFSDFQHLMPEIRRIPGVYDVKTIPYMPSEREHHEIEALLKALPDLVFSLDAKGKVTQANQSALTTLGLPVEEVRGVALGSLVKGFSFSRWLEASDIRPQTCKLSFNGEEYLADLLPLFVDEQKGKQALAGAVVVLKSARRVGLHFSALHAVEAEGFEHLQGESPKMKEVLAQARKLAMQDAPLLIVGETGTGKELLARACHAASLRSSHPFMALNCAAMPDNVAESELFGYAPGAFGNNTEGKRGVLELASGGTLMLDEIGDMSPHLQTKFLRVLQDGVFRRVGDEQEVKVNVRFICTTQKQLLDLVNDGSFREDLYYRLNVLSLALPPLRERKADVMVLAQQFVSRFASELQRPRPRFTRNMADYLTAYRWPGNVRQLRNCLYRAMTLLEGDELGPEQIDLPVAADSAPLIDEWFEGNLDDAVKRFESQLLARLYPAFPSTRQLAKRLGVSHTAIANKLREYGISKK, from the coding sequence ATGCGTCTTGAAGTCAGCTGTGAAGACCGCCTGGGCCTGACCCGGGAACTGCTCGACCGCCTGGTGGAGCACAATATCGATCTGCGCGGCATCGAAATCGATACCTCAGGCATCATCTATCTCAACTTTCCCGAGCTGGAGTTCAGCGATTTTCAGCATCTGATGCCGGAGATCCGCCGCATTCCCGGCGTCTATGACGTCAAGACCATCCCCTACATGCCCTCCGAGCGGGAGCACCACGAGATTGAGGCGCTGCTCAAGGCGCTGCCGGATCTGGTCTTCTCGCTCGATGCCAAGGGCAAGGTGACCCAGGCCAACCAGTCGGCCCTCACCACCCTCGGCTTGCCGGTGGAGGAGGTGCGCGGTGTGGCGCTCGGCTCGCTGGTCAAGGGCTTCTCCTTCAGCCGCTGGCTGGAAGCGAGCGACATCCGGCCGCAAACCTGCAAACTGAGCTTCAATGGCGAAGAGTATCTGGCGGATCTGCTGCCGCTCTTTGTCGATGAACAGAAGGGGAAGCAAGCACTGGCGGGGGCTGTGGTGGTCCTCAAATCGGCCCGCCGGGTCGGTCTGCACTTCAGCGCGCTCCACGCGGTGGAGGCGGAGGGGTTCGAGCATCTGCAGGGCGAGAGCCCCAAGATGAAAGAGGTGCTGGCGCAGGCGCGCAAGCTGGCGATGCAGGACGCGCCGCTGCTCATCGTCGGCGAGACCGGTACCGGCAAGGAGCTGCTGGCCCGTGCCTGTCACGCTGCCAGCCTGCGATCCAGCCACCCCTTCATGGCCCTCAACTGCGCCGCCATGCCCGATAACGTGGCCGAGAGCGAGCTGTTCGGCTATGCCCCCGGCGCCTTTGGCAACAATACCGAGGGCAAGCGCGGGGTGCTGGAGCTGGCGAGCGGCGGCACCCTGATGCTGGACGAGATTGGCGACATGTCGCCCCATCTGCAGACCAAGTTCTTGCGGGTGCTGCAGGATGGCGTGTTCCGCCGGGTCGGTGACGAGCAGGAGGTGAAGGTCAATGTGCGCTTTATCTGCACTACCCAGAAACAGCTGCTCGATCTGGTCAACGATGGCTCCTTCCGCGAGGATCTCTACTACCGTCTCAACGTGTTGAGTCTGGCGCTGCCGCCGCTGCGTGAGCGCAAGGCGGATGTCATGGTGCTGGCCCAGCAGTTTGTCTCGCGCTTTGCCAGCGAATTGCAGCGTCCACGCCCGCGCTTTACCCGCAACATGGCCGACTATCTGACCGCTTATCGTTGGCCGGGCAACGTACGCCAGCTGCGCAACTGCCTCTATCGCGCCATGACGCTGCTGGAGGGGGACGAGCTTGGCCCCGAGCAGATCGATCTGCCGGTAGCGGCCGATAGCGCGCCGCTTATCGACGAGTGGTTCGAGGGCAACCTTGACGATGCGGTGAAGCGCTTCGAGAGCCAGCTGCTGGCCCGGCTCTATCCTGCGTTTCCCTCGACCCGCCAGCTTGCCAAACGACTGGGTGTGTCGCACACCGCCATCGCCAACAAATTGCGGGAGTACGGGATCAGCAAAAAGTGA
- a CDS encoding YfiR family protein — protein sequence MSSHFSFRLVVALLVLLPGLACSRAALADAQTTAESRANAVKELVLDILSYTRWPKEPPVLHLCIAAPTEYAGVLSTITRQGNGRPVQVNRYEVTDPAIAGQCHVLYLGVMDESTRLALFSRLKGHPVLSISEQNPECSSSPVFCLQPDSRSGRLRFKVNLDALALSGVRVHPAVLKLAMADRGVP from the coding sequence ATGTCGTCACACTTCTCATTCCGACTCGTCGTTGCGCTGCTGGTGCTGTTGCCCGGGCTGGCTTGCTCCCGTGCCGCGCTTGCCGACGCGCAGACCACTGCAGAGAGCCGGGCCAATGCGGTCAAGGAGCTGGTGCTCGATATTCTGAGCTACACCCGCTGGCCAAAGGAGCCGCCGGTGCTGCATCTGTGCATCGCCGCGCCCACTGAATATGCCGGTGTGCTCTCCACCATTACCCGGCAGGGCAATGGCCGGCCGGTGCAGGTCAATCGCTATGAGGTGACGGATCCGGCCATTGCCGGCCAGTGCCATGTGCTCTATCTGGGGGTGATGGACGAGTCAACCCGGCTGGCGCTCTTCTCCCGTTTGAAGGGGCATCCCGTGCTCAGCATCAGTGAGCAGAACCCGGAGTGCAGCAGCAGTCCCGTCTTCTGTCTGCAGCCGGACAGCCGTAGCGGGCGGCTGCGTTTCAAAGTGAATCTGGATGCGCTGGCGCTCAGTGGTGTGCGGGTGCACCCGGCCGTGCTCAAGCTGGCCATGGCTGATCGGGGTGTGCCATGA
- a CDS encoding diguanylate cyclase domain-containing protein — MTPSSDRHDVRLTLRQSLGRTHLVTAFTSACVAGILLTLTALLVMRFYADHNLELVARAISYTTEAAVVFQDEEAAGEALRAIAEREEVAEARIYLPDGKLLTSWSRTMNTPIAELEGYLAQLILPGPVREPMLRGSEKIGEVELIGHGESLLIFLIAVLLVMLICLLLSAMGALYVAGRMQVSIIGPLRELARVAHSVRRQRTLGMRAPPAGIVELNELGDDFNSLLDELQAWQAHQARENASLLHQATHDVLTGLPNRVLFDARLAQAITEAEQGEGDFALLYLDCDRFKQINDTLGHNAGDDVLITLARRVEHQLRPQDLVCRLGGDEFAILLSPVHLQQDVEEVINRIQQAMSETVVLRDGQQLVAGISIGYAIHQSGVSASELCELADKAMYLAKRARREEVDATEPA; from the coding sequence ATGACGCCATCGTCCGATCGCCATGACGTGCGGCTGACCCTGCGCCAGAGTCTGGGGCGCACCCATCTGGTGACCGCCTTTACCTCGGCTTGCGTGGCGGGGATCCTGCTGACCCTGACCGCCCTGCTGGTGATGCGTTTTTACGCCGACCACAATCTGGAGCTGGTGGCACGCGCCATCAGCTACACCACGGAAGCGGCTGTGGTGTTTCAGGACGAAGAGGCGGCGGGTGAGGCGCTGCGGGCCATAGCCGAGCGCGAGGAGGTGGCCGAGGCGCGCATCTATCTGCCCGATGGCAAGTTGCTGACCAGCTGGTCGCGCACCATGAACACCCCGATCGCCGAGCTGGAGGGTTATCTTGCCCAGTTGATCCTGCCCGGGCCGGTGCGCGAGCCCATGCTGCGTGGCAGTGAAAAGATCGGCGAGGTCGAGCTGATCGGCCATGGCGAGTCGCTGCTGATCTTCCTGATTGCGGTGCTGCTGGTGATGCTGATCTGCCTGCTCTTGAGCGCCATGGGGGCCCTTTACGTGGCGGGGCGGATGCAGGTCTCCATTATCGGTCCCTTGCGCGAGCTGGCCCGGGTAGCCCACTCGGTGCGCCGCCAGCGAACTTTGGGGATGCGGGCACCGCCCGCCGGTATTGTCGAGCTCAACGAGCTGGGGGATGACTTCAACTCCCTGCTGGATGAGTTGCAGGCGTGGCAAGCCCATCAGGCGCGGGAAAATGCCAGTCTGCTTCATCAGGCCACCCACGATGTGTTGACCGGACTGCCCAATAGGGTCCTGTTTGACGCCAGGCTGGCACAGGCCATCACCGAGGCTGAACAGGGTGAGGGGGACTTTGCGCTGCTTTACCTCGATTGCGATCGCTTCAAACAGATTAACGATACCCTGGGCCACAACGCCGGTGACGATGTGCTGATAACCCTGGCAAGGCGGGTGGAGCATCAGCTGCGGCCTCAGGATCTGGTGTGCCGTCTGGGGGGGGATGAGTTCGCCATCCTGCTGAGCCCTGTGCATCTGCAACAGGATGTGGAGGAGGTGATCAACCGCATTCAGCAGGCGATGAGTGAAACCGTGGTATTGCGGGATGGGCAGCAACTGGTGGCTGGGATCAGCATCGGTTATGCCATTCATCAATCCGGGGTCAGTGCCAGCGAGCTGTGCGAGCTGGCAGACAAAGCCATGTATTTGGCAAAACGAGCGCGTCGCGAGGAGGT